One genomic region from candidate division Zixibacteria bacterium HGW-Zixibacteria-1 encodes:
- the rocD gene encoding ornithine--oxo-acid transaminase produces the protein MEVIDMTLSIKDKKAIGYSSLSDKEILEIDDIYGAKHYRRLKTIIRKTEGAWLYTQDGRKILDCLAAYSAANAGHHHPKIVAALVKALQEGYGSVISNVVYTDVLSLFLKSVSELVPQLGPRFGKNGNKALPKNGGVESVETAVKLARYYGYKKKGIPDGQQEIIVYDKNFHGRMITTVSFSSTKKYKEGFGPLTPGFHSAPYGDLEATKKLINKNTCGILVEPQQGEGGMNIPPAGFLKGLRELCDQHDMLLIFDEIQVGMGRTGKTFCFEHENVTPDAVTLGKAIAGGLVPVSVMVTNKELMDMTFTAGKDGSTFGGYPLACVAGLASMQVMKEEKLVERSAEIGKKLLKRIEDMAARSKHVKEVRGRGLFIGIEVNNGDAMHYCEQLLDLDMLANDSYGHTIRISPPLIIGEAEIDYICERLEKVLID, from the coding sequence ATGGAGGTGATTGACATGACACTGTCAATTAAAGATAAGAAAGCGATTGGTTACTCCAGTCTTTCCGACAAAGAGATACTCGAAATCGACGATATCTATGGAGCCAAACATTACCGACGGTTGAAGACGATTATTCGCAAGACCGAAGGAGCCTGGTTATACACGCAGGACGGCCGCAAAATACTCGACTGCCTGGCCGCCTACAGTGCCGCCAATGCCGGACATCATCATCCGAAAATTGTCGCGGCCCTGGTCAAAGCGCTGCAGGAGGGCTACGGATCGGTTATATCCAACGTGGTTTATACCGATGTCCTGTCATTGTTCCTCAAGAGCGTTTCCGAACTGGTTCCGCAGCTGGGACCGAGATTCGGCAAGAACGGCAACAAGGCTCTTCCGAAAAACGGCGGTGTCGAGTCGGTCGAGACGGCGGTCAAGCTGGCCCGTTATTACGGGTACAAGAAAAAAGGTATTCCCGATGGTCAGCAGGAAATCATCGTCTATGACAAAAATTTCCATGGCCGCATGATTACCACGGTTTCGTTCTCGTCAACGAAGAAATACAAGGAGGGCTTCGGCCCGCTGACCCCCGGTTTCCACTCGGCGCCGTACGGCGATCTGGAAGCCACCAAAAAGTTGATAAACAAGAATACCTGCGGTATTCTGGTCGAGCCGCAGCAGGGTGAGGGCGGTATGAATATTCCGCCCGCCGGGTTCCTTAAGGGACTGCGCGAGCTGTGCGACCAGCATGACATGCTTCTGATTTTCGATGAGATCCAGGTCGGCATGGGCCGCACCGGCAAGACGTTCTGTTTCGAGCATGAAAATGTCACCCCTGATGCGGTCACGCTCGGCAAGGCTATCGCCGGCGGATTGGTTCCGGTGTCGGTCATGGTGACTAACAAAGAACTGATGGATATGACGTTCACGGCCGGCAAGGACGGTTCCACGTTCGGCGGTTATCCGCTGGCCTGTGTGGCCGGACTGGCTTCGATGCAGGTGATGAAAGAAGAAAAGCTGGTGGAGCGTTCGGCCGAGATCGGTAAGAAGCTTCTGAAGAGAATCGAGGACATGGCCGCGCGTTCGAAACATGTCAAGGAAGTTCGCGGCCGCGGGTTGTTCATCGGTATCGAGGTCAACAACGGCGATGCCATGCACTACTGCGAGCAGCTTCTTGACCTGGACATGCTGGCCAACGACAGCTATGGCCACACGATCCGGATTTCCCCGCCGCTGATTATCGGCGAGGCGGAGATTGACTACATCTGCGAACGGCTGGAGAAAGTGCTGATAGATTAG
- a CDS encoding glycosyl transferase family 1: MAKKVKSIQSYEPIVGPAVLNQLRQLAGNLEGLKVIHVNSTKTGGGVAEILSWMIAFMRELGIDASWEVIEGNEPFFNTTKLFHNGLQGNQVNLSTHHIKAYEETNRNNAEVLRHKLEDADIVFIHDPQPAMLLSLCPGRRGKWIWRCHIDASQPYRPVWKYLRPLLEGYDASIFSMAEFTRALPHPQFLIAPSIDPLSEKNIDLPQSEMDKIYRQFDLSPDKPILTQVSRFDRFKDPLGVIYGYKLARKCCQIQLVLAGGSADDDPEGVEVLREVREAAQDDPDIHVLMLPPDAHRTINALQRCSDIIVQKSTREGFGLTVTEGLWKGKPVIGGQVGGIALQVINHHTGFLVNTPEGMAQRVRYLMNHREVMVTMGNKGREFVRENFLLTRHLREYLTLMVGLRRGFSSRLIAAV; encoded by the coding sequence ATGGCCAAAAAAGTAAAATCGATCCAGTCATATGAGCCGATTGTCGGCCCGGCCGTCCTCAACCAGCTCCGGCAGTTGGCCGGGAATCTCGAAGGACTCAAAGTAATTCATGTCAATTCGACCAAAACCGGCGGAGGCGTGGCGGAAATACTGTCATGGATGATCGCCTTCATGCGGGAACTGGGAATCGATGCTTCATGGGAGGTCATTGAGGGCAACGAGCCATTTTTCAATACCACCAAACTTTTTCATAACGGCTTGCAGGGTAATCAGGTCAATCTTTCCACGCATCATATAAAAGCGTACGAAGAAACCAATCGAAATAATGCTGAAGTTCTCCGGCATAAACTGGAAGACGCGGATATTGTGTTCATTCATGATCCTCAACCGGCCATGCTTCTGAGTCTCTGCCCGGGGCGGCGCGGGAAATGGATCTGGCGCTGTCATATCGATGCCAGTCAGCCGTACCGTCCGGTCTGGAAATATCTTCGACCGCTTCTCGAAGGATATGACGCCAGTATTTTTTCGATGGCCGAATTCACTCGTGCGCTGCCGCATCCGCAATTCCTGATAGCTCCCAGTATCGATCCGCTGAGCGAGAAGAACATCGACCTGCCGCAAAGCGAAATGGATAAGATATACCGCCAGTTCGATCTTTCGCCCGACAAACCGATTCTGACGCAGGTTTCACGATTCGACCGTTTCAAAGATCCGCTGGGTGTGATATACGGCTACAAACTGGCCCGGAAGTGCTGCCAGATACAACTGGTTCTCGCCGGCGGCAGTGCCGATGATGACCCCGAAGGGGTCGAGGTTTTACGGGAGGTCCGTGAAGCGGCGCAGGATGACCCGGATATTCATGTGCTGATGCTTCCGCCGGATGCGCATCGAACGATCAACGCCCTTCAGCGCTGCTCCGATATCATCGTCCAGAAATCGACCAGGGAAGGATTCGGCCTGACCGTGACAGAGGGTCTTTGGAAAGGCAAGCCGGTCATCGGCGGGCAGGTCGGAGGAATCGCACTCCAGGTAATCAACCATCATACCGGATTTTTGGTCAATACCCCCGAAGGCATGGCTCAGAGAGTGCGGTATCTGATGAATCACCGCGAGGTCATGGTGACTATGGGCAATAAGGGCAGGGAATTTGTCCGCGAGAATTTTCTTTTGACCCGCCATTTAAGAGAGTATCTTACATTGATGGTGGGGTTACGCCGCGGATTCTCGAGCAGGCTGATTGCCGCGGTATAA
- the otsB gene encoding trehalose-phosphatase, with protein MKNFPDDFFKKSSRAECRLLMLDYDGTLAPFRTDRDQAFPYPGVEFRLDRIISDEQTTLVIISGRTIADLKPLLNLKKYPEIWGSHGWEVLTAEGQYKLSRPNESTRKGLEEARSFICNNSFEKYMELKPASLAIHYRGVDINKILVLKNKIVDNWNSLMDRYNLTYSEFDGGLELKIPGLNKGTVVKTLMERFPRNCLTAYLGDDLTDEDAFSALPDSALSVLVRREYRETKARAWIKPPEELLEFFDRWIEAYDSA; from the coding sequence TTGAAAAATTTTCCTGACGATTTTTTTAAGAAGTCATCTCGGGCCGAATGTCGCCTGCTGATGCTTGACTATGACGGCACTCTGGCGCCATTCAGAACGGACCGAGATCAGGCCTTTCCATATCCCGGAGTGGAATTCCGCCTCGATCGAATCATTTCGGACGAGCAGACCACGCTGGTCATAATCTCAGGACGGACCATAGCCGACCTTAAGCCGCTGTTAAATCTCAAAAAATACCCCGAAATATGGGGCAGTCATGGGTGGGAAGTATTGACGGCGGAGGGTCAATATAAGCTTTCGCGACCCAACGAAAGCACCCGAAAGGGTCTGGAAGAAGCCCGGAGCTTCATATGCAATAACAGTTTCGAGAAATACATGGAACTCAAACCGGCTTCGCTGGCCATTCATTATCGGGGTGTCGATATTAATAAAATACTTGTCCTGAAGAACAAAATTGTTGATAATTGGAATAGTCTGATGGATCGATATAATCTGACTTATTCGGAATTCGACGGCGGGCTGGAACTGAAAATTCCCGGCTTAAACAAAGGAACAGTCGTAAAAACTTTGATGGAAAGGTTTCCCCGAAACTGTCTGACCGCTTATCTGGGCGATGATTTAACCGATGAAGACGCTTTTTCAGCTCTCCCCGATTCGGCATTGAGTGTTTTGGTTCGCCGCGAATACCGGGAAACAAAGGCCCGCGCCTGGATCAAACCGCCGGAGGAACTGCTTGAATTTTTCGACAGATGGATTGAAGCTTATGATTCCGCCTAA
- a CDS encoding trehalose-6-phosphate synthase, which yields MIPPKKITELRPILASNRLPIKLEIEDGKWLVTPGMGGLVTALAPVLRNHEGIWIGWPGAEVTDDVKEILRESITDVGYRLETVKLSQGEVENYYRGFSNGALWPLFHDLLDHCNFDSSHWETYQKVNYKFAQQIAEVGQNHGFIWVQDYQLIMVGHFLNEMGFKGRTAFFLHVPFPPKDIFIKLPWRQEILEGLLAYRLIGFQTERDRRNFIHCVRHLIPSAHISHHRKYPFIKYDSNVSRIGAFPISIDFDYFNKLARTKEVNDAAWFIHEKYPNQKIILGVDRLDYTKGIPHRLLAFEDCLKRYPELIEKVVLVQVVVPSRTEVAEYQQMKRQIDEMVGRINSHFTTRGWVPIHYIYGTLEQNELLGYYKASEVALITPLKDGMNLVAKEYCASHYDDLGTLILSEFAGAASRLYVGAMLVNPYNLEEVADAIYQAFYMSAEEQKRRMQKLRAEIRKNNVFKWVEQFVKSFHFSPESTKGGKDDIAEPFTVSSDL from the coding sequence ATGATTCCGCCTAAGAAAATCACCGAATTAAGACCGATTCTGGCCTCCAACAGGCTGCCGATCAAACTGGAGATCGAAGACGGTAAGTGGCTGGTCACTCCCGGTATGGGCGGGCTGGTCACCGCTCTGGCGCCTGTCCTAAGAAACCACGAAGGAATTTGGATCGGCTGGCCGGGCGCGGAAGTGACGGATGATGTCAAAGAAATTCTCCGGGAATCAATTACGGATGTCGGATACCGCCTGGAAACAGTTAAACTCAGTCAGGGCGAGGTGGAAAATTACTACCGGGGTTTTTCCAATGGCGCGTTATGGCCGCTGTTTCATGATCTTCTGGATCACTGCAATTTCGATTCAAGTCACTGGGAAACCTACCAGAAAGTCAATTACAAGTTTGCCCAGCAAATTGCCGAAGTCGGCCAAAATCACGGTTTTATCTGGGTCCAGGATTATCAGTTGATTATGGTGGGACATTTCTTAAACGAAATGGGCTTCAAGGGTCGGACAGCTTTCTTCCTTCATGTCCCCTTCCCGCCAAAAGATATTTTTATAAAGCTCCCATGGCGGCAGGAAATTCTCGAAGGGCTGCTGGCCTACCGCCTTATCGGTTTTCAAACCGAGCGGGACCGCCGCAATTTTATACATTGCGTTCGGCATCTTATCCCATCGGCGCACATAAGCCACCACCGCAAATATCCGTTTATAAAATATGACTCGAATGTCAGCCGCATCGGCGCTTTCCCGATAAGTATTGATTTCGACTATTTTAACAAACTTGCCCGGACCAAAGAAGTCAACGATGCCGCCTGGTTCATTCACGAAAAATATCCCAATCAAAAAATTATTCTCGGTGTCGATCGTCTGGATTATACCAAAGGGATTCCGCACCGGCTGCTGGCCTTCGAAGACTGCCTTAAGCGTTATCCGGAACTTATAGAGAAAGTGGTCCTGGTGCAGGTGGTCGTCCCCAGCCGAACCGAGGTTGCCGAATACCAGCAGATGAAGCGTCAGATCGATGAAATGGTCGGACGCATCAACAGCCATTTTACCACCCGCGGCTGGGTGCCGATTCACTACATCTACGGAACCCTCGAACAGAACGAACTGCTGGGTTATTATAAAGCTTCCGAAGTCGCCCTGATCACGCCGTTAAAAGATGGCATGAATCTGGTGGCCAAAGAGTATTGTGCCTCACACTATGATGATCTGGGAACCCTGATTCTATCCGAATTCGCCGGCGCCGCCAGCCGGCTTTATGTCGGCGCCATGCTGGTTAATCCTTATAATCTCGAGGAAGTGGCCGACGCCATATATCAGGCCTTTTATATGAGTGCTGAAGAACAGAAAAGGCGGATGCAAAAACTACGGGCGGAAATCCGCAAAAACAATGTCTTCAAATGGGTTGAACAATTCGTTAAATCCTTCCATTTTTCTCCTGAATCGACCAAAGGCGGAAAAGACGATATCGCCGAGCCTTTTACCGTTTCTTCCGACCTCTAA